The genomic DNA atctgaatattattatttaaataatattcccataaggataatatttataaaaataattgaagtagaagttttaaaactcatacttgaaatgaataataaataacaaaagatatacttatacgaaagtacgatctttatttgaataatcgaaaataagtttgattattattcaaaactatcgaatataccttatccgattattagttatagaaactatataaatataaatataaatataaatatatatattatactcgggaacatcgactcccgatttagaaaaatgttcacctctgggtcccctatactaagggtatacgtagctactgcttatctctagcataggtattatgcaatttataagcatttgatttgataatagaatatcaagattacgaaacaagcatgcatatattgttagtgtttgtgccctagagacaacactatgatgttttagtttaagacattaggattattaatgtttatgttctatcgattataaatttactgcgatataaattttagattaataaatgtccttggaatatgatatgcaattctatatctctaagtacgtgacttagaaatgagattatgagaatagtatcaatatttctaaaggtcccttgtcgagtattattattaagggacaataacaATGCATTAAGACCGGTgcgtttgttgactgatgatcacatctcattgatcataggtgtAGTGATACTAAtgtcaaaaacacaggcatatgtatatgtacatggtgctggacagacccaatgtgagattctacatgtctgttgtgtcataagtaattctcacagtgataatgatgtaatggtccttatacctgaagtcattatatttctatacgaaaATTAATGTACATTGATTCCaataaaagttatccttgaccggataatgataaaagtggacattgggtatattatgaattgtatgagaaatattaatgatctagatgggatttaaccctcctattttaggagtgacattattggcctcttgtgtgagctagactatgaaatgtgtggccacgctcaaatgttgatttgatatgatagtctactcattgatcaaggaaacttggattaaactatgatgaggatgacacattacatgcctctagtttaatctataatatttggttaaagggattatattactttgtacattattcacgaaaggtttaatcgatcaccgattcaattattattacttgggtagcaatgatgtattactagatgccgctcattgtttatgattttaaattagatttaaaattcgttgccaatataataataacctatagggtctcatacaaagaatgcttgaagtattatttaatttaaattggatttaaattaaattaaagtaatttgaattatttataatattagttaagtttgacttaattaattagataaataatgatattcaaatttactaatattaattatgaaatttatttgttaaataattaagtgagacttaattataatacaaataggaatttcgaattaataataactcctaattagttaagagttataatttgtttttctgctctctatataatatctcttatgtggctgatttttggtgtgcaaaaaaaaagaaagacttttactaaaactctagccaccaagagagaagatggagagagcgagaagaaacgagtttgtgctagtgcacatccaatccttgagttcaagcattcgtgtggataccgatagagcgtagatcgcgagagcgggatgcgtggtgattgaacaagctttggatctccattagtcaaccaattggtaaagcttcttaagataaacaatctgatctacgaattaaatatatgtttttcgcatggatcctgcggcgggtttcgaaaattctgttttttttacatttttaattactgtttccgttgcatttatgtgctcgaaacccttcatatatatcatatcaacatgctccaatatatcgcaagatttgctactaacaatcatgcacttatcacaagataatgcatatacacatatacatcacaacaacaattatacgggtagaaaactttcctgagtgactgggggtagtaaaaggcctggggcgagtttggtaacctataaacaacatataagttggaattaaatcacggtcttttaagaaactagactttaaccaattgaaccctaacgttcacttttgcgcttaacgattcacataagtcgctcgagtaccctcggctccaccatttttataaaattaaccgtttaactttttaaggcgattctttcgcgaatactctaccaactgactgaatattcttacataattgtttcgtactccaattagtcatttaaggaccttaatcaaggtttcaaagtaaagcaaggggtaatggttcgctcgtgaaacgccgttacttaaaacggtcgtttctcctaaaccttACATCgattcaagagaaccacataccaaaacgaagcttacgacatgatctagctaaacatagCAAAGTTACAGATTAGTCGGTTAGATTTCTGTACCGAatactaagaacaagcagttgaatgaaaacgggcattacgacgataatgtttacgcaattaccaaagtttaaactactccaatcaaccacaaaccaactcataaccacctatacaaccaaacttcatccaaaccttactacatcagtccataacctcatgattatccaactcattcaatcacaaaccagagctactaactatacttaaggttcattaaccaataaccaagattcataactcaaaatcactacaaatccaaccaaactctaaacaactaataatcatgcttctcataaactatattaatcaaaaccactcctaaatactcaaagTAAAGATAGGGTAcgaggttttaccttccttggtgagtagaagtaactaagaagcttgaaatagcccttgaaagtccttaccaaagctaaatctaaccaaaaacacaagatcaaacaatttaaaattcttgaaaacactattcactctcttattcaatgatttattgaaaaagattgtgaaggaatttatggcttagattcctaggataaccataactaagcataaaggacctaggataattaccttacaaattaacaaagcttggatcttgatttttgtattttcttcttcttgaaagtgaagaagccgagagcttttctcttgaaaagaaaagtcaacttctaatttttgttttatgatatttgttggttggttgcttccctttttggcttGTCAAATAATTagattttaccatggtaacttttacttggctaaaaatcatccaacaaaacaacctcacttgtcatgcttatgtcattatgattgtgtcatcttttaacacatgtcttctccttgttggtgcgatgacatcatcatccactaacctctttgattaacccttaattacttggctaatgaccgcttatctgttatacggtgtgcttaacttttgttctcacttgtcatttgagggatcatacccgggatcttattacttgagttcccctaaacctttctcaatattttatattccttttatgatcctctcttataatccttaaatttaaatcattttaatcatgttaccttatactcaattcttttggtatctggtgaattttcgggaaaaatcaaagtgttcgaatttggattctgacgatctttacatacactcatatactttatggagtactaataagatctcagaatatcaatgaaagaactcctacatagtgtggcatgaaaaattttcttaattaacataatcagcaaaatcactattcataaggattacaaaaagtccaaattttttggggttattacaatatcaTACAAGTTAATATAATCTATAATTATATAACTATATTTGGTATCAGAGTTTAGTCAAGAGATCGAGAAATTGTCAAAGACTGGGATGGAAAAACTCAAAGGTTTAGTTGGCCTTAGTTACCCTGTTCTGACAATGGGAAACTATACAGCGTGGTCTATGAAAATACGAGTAATTATGCAGGCACACGGAGTGTGGGAGGCTATCGAGAATAACGATCCTAAGGCAGCTGTTGAGAGAAAGACAGACAGGATCGCATTGGCTATGATTTATCAGGGCATCCCTGAGGATTACTTGTTGTCAATTGCGGAGAAACTGACAGCTAAGGACGCTTGGGAGGCGATCAAAACTATGAGTCAAGGTATAGATAAAGTGAAGCAGGAGAAAGTTCAAACATTGAAAACGGAATTCGATACTTTAAGCATGAAGGACACATTTCATATGGACGattttcacataaaatcaatGGCGTTGTGTCGAACATACTAGCTCTTGGAGAAACAGTGGCAGAGTCATATGTGGTGAAAAAACTCTTGCGTGATGTACCTCCAAAGTTCTTTCAAATTGTTTCTACCCTGGAACAATTTGGGAACCTGGACGCCATGTCAATTGAGGAGGCGATTGGGGCACTGAAAGCTCATGAAGAAAGACTGAAGGGGTCAGTCACCACAAATGATGTGCAATTGATGTTAACGGAGGAAGAGTGGAGGAAAAGAGACTACAAAGGTGAAAAACTACCGCTCACACGTGAAGAATGGATGAAAAGGTCGAACAAAGGAATTTCAACTGGAACCCCAGGACAAAAGGGACGTGGAACTCGAGACAAAAGTCAGGTAAGGTGTTTCAACTGTGGCATATCGGGGCACTACACGGCTGAATGTAGAAAACCACGTCAAGCCAGAGAATTTAAACAAGAGGTGAATATTGCAAAAGTTGAGGACGATGAGCCGGCTCTTTTTTTGGCAAAGTTCGAAAGGAATGAAAAAAACCAGGCCGTGTTGAACAAAGCAGAGGTGACAACAAATCAAGAAGTGGTGGGAAAGTCGAACActtggtacttggataatggcCCGAGCAATCACATGACGGGAGACAAGTCAAAATTCAATGTTTTTAATGAAGAAGTCAGTGGAAATGTAAGATTTGGAGATGGTCAACAATCAAAATCGAAGGAAAGGGGTCAATAAAATTCAGGTGCAAAAACGGGGAAGAAAGGACTCTCCAGGACGTTTATTACATACCGACTTTGTGCAACAATATAATCAGTTTGGGTCAGCTTTCAAAAGGTGGTAACGGGGTTGAGATTAGTGAAAATTTGCTTCGAGTGTATGACTGTCATGAGAAGTTGCTGATGAAGGTGCCCGGGTCGAATAACATGTTTTAAAAAATTGATATTGAGACGTGTGGCAATGTTTGTATGCTTTCGAAATTTGAAGATGTATTGTGGCTTTTGCACTTGCGTTTAGTACATGTAAACTTTCAGGCCATGGAGTTAATGTTGAAAAACAAGATGGTAAAAGGAATGCCTGACGTCATTCAACCAAAGAAGGTATGCAGTGGATGCTTGATGGCTAAACAAGTAAGAAAATCTTTCCCATCTCAGTCAAATTTCAAAGTTGTTCGTACATTAGTAATAATTCATGGAGACTTGTGTGGGCCTATCACACCCTCCATATTGGTTGGGAATAGTTATTTTTTCTTCTAGTTGATGATTACACGCGACTTATGTGGGTGTACATGTTGAAAAACAAGAGTGATGCTTTCGAGGTTCTCAAGAAATTCCAAGTGAAAGttgagaaagaaaagagagaaaaaatTGGAACATTCAGGACTGACAGGGGAGGGGAATTCATGTCAAAAGAGTTCATCTCATACTGTGATAATCAGGGCATTAACAGATATTTTACGGCACCATATACGCCTCAACAGAATGACGTAGTTGAAAGGAGAAATCGCACCGTAGTCGAGATGGGGAGGAGTTTTTTGAAGCAAATGAAGATGCCATCTGTGATGTGGACTGAGGCAATAAGGCATGTTGTTTACGTTCTAAATAGGCTACCCACTCGAGCTTTGTCTGGGCAAACATCTCATGAAGTTTGGAAGGGGTGTAAACCGGACATCCAACATATCAGAGTTTTTGGATGTGTCGTTCATATGAAGGTTCCTAGTGACAAGGTAAAGAAACTCGATGACAGAAGCTTAATGGTGGTAAATCTTGGGAAAGAACCCGGAACTAAAGCTTATCGCATGTTCGATCCTAAGGAAAAGAAGTTATATGTCAGTCGTGATATGGTGTT from Apium graveolens cultivar Ventura chromosome 5, ASM990537v1, whole genome shotgun sequence includes the following:
- the LOC141661189 gene encoding uncharacterized protein LOC141661189, translating into MEKLKGLVGLSYPVLTMGNYTAWSMKIRVIMQAHGVWEAIENNDPKAAVERKTDRIALAMIYQGIPEDYLLSIAEKLTAKDAWEAIKTMSQALGETVAESYVVKKLLRDVPPKFFQIVSTLEQFGNLDAMSIEEAIGALKAHEERLKGSVTTNDVQLMLTEEEWRKRDYKGEKLPLTREEWMKRSNKGISTGTPGQKGRGTRDKSQVRCFNCGISGHYTAECRKPRQAREFKQEVNIAKVEDDEPALFLAKFERNEKNQAVLNKAEVTTNQEVVGKSNTWYLDNGPSNHMTGDKSKFNVFNEEVSGNAMELMLKNKMVKGMPDVIQPKKLFFLLVDDYTRLMWVYMLKNKSDAFEVLKKFQVKVEKEKREKIGTFRTDRGGEFMSKEFISYCDNQGINRYFTAPYTPQQNDVVERRNRTVVEMGRSFLKQMKMPSVMWTEAIRHVVYVLNRLPTRALSGQTSHEVWKGCKPDIQHIRVFGCVVHMKVPSDKVKKLDDRSLMVVNLGKEPGTKAYRMFDPKEKKLYVSRDMVFEEERA